TTTAAAAAAGGTGATACTGAATATGGTTTAGGTTGGTTTCCTATGGGTGGTTATGTTCAAATAAACGGTATGGTTGATGAAAATATGGGTAACCAAGACTTAACAAAACCTGCAGAACCTTGGGAATTTAGAAGTAAACCAGCTTGGCAAAGAATGATTGTAATGCTAGGGGGAATTATATTTAACGTAATTTTAGGCATTATTATTTTTGCAGGTATTAAATACCATTATGGCGAACAATTATTAATAAATAGTTCGGTTAAACATGGTATTGTTCCTAGTGATTTTGCAAAGGAGGTTGGTTTTGAATTGGGTGATAAAATTATTAGTGTTAATGGTAAAAATATTATTCACTTGGAAGATGCTTTAAATAGTGATGTAATTCTTGGTGAGAGTGCTTCTTATGTTGTTGAAAGAAATAATGAGCAGGTAAGTGTTAAATTACCTGCTGACTTTTTAAACAAGTTACCTCGCAAAGCAAAAGGCGGTTTCTTCTCGCCAAGAATGGAATTGTATGTAGCTAAAACTTTACCCGGCTCTGCTGCTGAAAAGGCTGGTCTTTTAGCTGACGACAGAATTGTTGGCGTTGATTCTATATCTTTTAATTGTTTTGACGAGTTTCAACCTCTATTGGAAAAATATGCAGGCAAAACAACTAAGTTAACTGTTATTAGAAACAATGATACTGTTGGTTTGAATGCATCGATTGGAAATGACGGAAAGCTTGGATTTATGCCTACTGATAAAATGTGGAGGTTTGATACAATCAATTATTCTATTATATCTTCAATTCCTGCCGGAATTAACCAGGCTTATGAAACTATAGCGAATCAAATTTCGGGTTGGGGTAAAATATTTCATGGTGATATAGCTATTAATAAGGCTGTACAAGGACCTATTGGCATTGCGCAGTATTTTGGACCGAGATGGGATTGGTTAAACTTTTGGATGCTGACTGCTCTTATTTCAATGGGCTTGGCTTTTATGAATTTTTTACCAATACCTGCTTTGGATGGTGGCCACGTGGTTTTATTGATAATTGAAATGATTACGAGAAAACCAATTAGTATAAAGGTACAGGAGCGCGTTCAAACGGCCGGTACTATTATATTACTAAGCTTAATGGTTTTGATTTTTGGTAATGATATTCTAAACTTATTTAAAAAGTAATTCTCGGGAAACAAAATGTAGGCTAATCAATTAGT
The nucleotide sequence above comes from Bacteroidota bacterium. Encoded proteins:
- the rseP gene encoding RIP metalloprotease RseP; protein product: MQTLTMIAQVIAALSILVLIHELGHFLAAKLFKIKVDKFYLFFDFLFPMPSVLNFALFKFKKGDTEYGLGWFPMGGYVQINGMVDENMGNQDLTKPAEPWEFRSKPAWQRMIVMLGGIIFNVILGIIIFAGIKYHYGEQLLINSSVKHGIVPSDFAKEVGFELGDKIISVNGKNIIHLEDALNSDVILGESASYVVERNNEQVSVKLPADFLNKLPRKAKGGFFSPRMELYVAKTLPGSAAEKAGLLADDRIVGVDSISFNCFDEFQPLLEKYAGKTTKLTVIRNNDTVGLNASIGNDGKLGFMPTDKMWRFDTINYSIISSIPAGINQAYETIANQISGWGKIFHGDIAINKAVQGPIGIAQYFGPRWDWLNFWMLTALISMGLAFMNFLPIPALDGGHVVLLIIEMITRKPISIKVQERVQTAGTIILLSLMVLIFGNDILNLFKK